The following are encoded together in the Lactuca sativa cultivar Salinas chromosome 1, Lsat_Salinas_v11, whole genome shotgun sequence genome:
- the LOC111881101 gene encoding ADP,ATP carrier protein 1, mitochondrial, producing the protein MTDQNRHTAVISKVASRLHLSQDVRTHYSAFQNPAATQRQITYGNCPTPGLQSLVAANPSPVFVQAPSEKGMAGFAIDFLMGGVSAAVSKSAAAPIERVKLLVQNQDEMIKSGRLSEPYKGIGDCFSRTIKDEGVMSLWRGNTVNVIRYFPTQALNFAFKDHFKRMFNFKKDRDGYWKWFAGNLASGGAAGASSQIFVYSLDYARTRLANDAKAAKKGGERQFNGLIDVYRKTIATDGIAGLYRGFNISIVGIIVYRGLYFGMYDSLKPVLLTGSLQDSFFASFGLGWVITIGAGLASYPIDTVRRRMMMTSGEAVKYKSSLDAFSQIIKKEGSKSLFKGAGANILRAVAGAGVLAGYDKLQVIVFGKKYGSGGA; encoded by the exons ATGACCGATCAGAATCGACATACAGCCGTTATTAGTAAAGTAGCTAGCCGATTACACCTCTCCCAAGATGTTCGAACTCATTATAGTGCTTTTCAAAACCCTGCTGCAACTCAGAGACAAATCACATATGGAAATTGCCCAACTCCAGGGTTGCAGTCATTGGTAGCTGCAAATCCTTCTCCAGTTTTTGTTCAAGCTCCATCTGAAAAAGGTATGGCCGGATTCGCGATCGATTTTCTCATGGGTGGAGTTTCAGCAGCCGTTTCCAAATCAGCAGCTGCTCCAATTGAGCGTGTGAAGCTTTTAGTCCAAAACCAAGATGAAATGATCAAATCCGGTCGTCTCTCCGAACCCTACAAAGGCATCGGAGATTGTTTCTCAAGAACAATCAAGGACGAAGGAGTCATGTCGTTATGGAGAGGAAACACTGTTAATGTCATCCGTTACTTCCCAACTCAAGCTCTTAACTTTGCATTCAAggaccatttcaagaggatgttCAACTTCAAGAAAGACCGTGACGGATACTGGAAATGGTTCGCCGGAAACCTCGCCTCCGGTGGCGCCGCCGGTGCGTCGTCTCAGATCTTCGTTTACTCTTTGGATTATGCCAGAACTCGTTTAGCAAATGATGCTAAAGCTGCGAAGAAAGGAGGAGAGAGACAATTCAATGGGTTAATTGATGTGTATAGGAAAACCATTGCAACCGATGGAATTGCAGGGTTATATCGTGGATTCAACATTTCAATTGTTGGAATCATCGTGTATCGTGGTTTGTATTTTGGAATGTACGACTCATTGAAGCCCGTTCTTCTCACCGGATCTTTGCAG GATAGTTTTTTTGCAAGCTTTGGGCTTGGTTGGGTGATCACAATCGGTGCTGGTCTTGCATCGTACCCAATTGACACTGTTCGCAGAAGAATGATGATGACATCGGGTGAAGCAGTTAAATACAAGAGCTCTTTGGATGCATTTTCTCAAATTATAAAGAAAGAGGGTTCAAAATCATTGTTCAAGGGCGCAGGTGCAAATATCCTGCGAGCTGTTGCTGGTGCTGGTGTTCTTGCTGGTTATGATAAGCTTCAGGTTATTGTTTTCGGTAAGAAGTATGGTTCAGGAGGGGCCTGA
- the LOC111881112 gene encoding protein ALP1-like, which yields MSSSSSSEEFQTIFDTAIACVQMAEQTYNVVCNNAAASSQQRTRRYIYRNREEANQRLVQDYFAENATYQGYYFRRRFRMLKGLFERIIEDVTRECSFFQQRYDARGTPGFTPLQKCTAALRQLAYGIPPDASDESFRMSARTARDSLHFFCKTVIQFYGPKYLRKPTCNDILQLQAHHASVHGFPGMLGSLDCLHWAWENCPTAYHGQFTRGDHGHPTVVLEAVASQDMWIWHAFFGSPGSINDINVLNRSPIFNNIYDGSAPDSSFQVHGTPYKYGYYLVDGIYHEYAVFVKSFSAPHGSRRKKFKRAQERARKDVERAFGALKKRWFILKKPAAYLGEEKLQEIMYTCIILHNMIIEDEGRAICAFDEEEIIPETQPIEIGGEEYINRRAEIRCNETFHNLRNDVVEHIYGVQNINLNLDPPDDPEDEFSENDFM from the coding sequence atgtcatcttcttcatcttctgaagaATTTCAGACTATTTTTGATACCGCTATTGCGTGTGTTCAAATGGCGGAACAAACATACAACGTTGTATGTAACAACGCAGCTGCAAGTTCTCAACAGAGAACACGAAGATACATTTACAGAAATCGTGAAGAAGCCAACCAACGTTTGGTGCAAGACTATTTTGCAGAGAATGCCACTTACCAAGGGTATTATTTTCGTAGGCGCTTCAGAATGCTCAAAGGTTTATTCGAACGTATAATTGAAGATGTAACGAGGGAGTGCAGTTTTTTCCAACAACGCTACGATGCTAGAGGTACACCCGGTTTCACTCCGTTACAAAAATGCACGGCCGCACTTCGTCAGTTAGCATATGGCATTCCGCCTGATGCGTCAGACGAAAGTTTTAGGATGTCTGCTAGGACAGCACGAGACAGTCTCCATTTTTTCTGCAAAACTGTCATTCAGTTTTATGGTCCAAAATATTTACGTAAGCCTACATGTAATGACATCTTGCAATTGCAAGCTCATCATGCTAGTGTGCATGGGTTTCCTGGAATGCTAGGAAGCTTAGATTGTCTCCATTGGGCATGGGAAAATTGCCCTACAGCATATCATGGGCAATTTACACGAGGTGATCATGGTCACCCAACGGTGGTACTTGAAGCAGTTGCATCACAAGATATGTGGATTTGGCATGCTTTTTTTGGTTCTCCTGGTTCGATTAACGACATCAACGTTCTTAACCGTTCACCAATATTTAACAACATATACGATGGATCCGCACCAGATTCTTCTTTTCAAGTGCATGGAACGCCATATAAGTATGGTTATTATCTGGTCGATGGAATCTATCATGAGTATGCTGTGTTTGTTAAGTCGTTTTCAGCTCCACATGGTTCTAGACGAAAGAAATTCAAGAGAGCTCAAGAAAGAGCTAGGAAGGATGTTGAGCGTGCTTTTGGAGCTCTGAAGAAACGATGGTTCATACTGAAAAAACCAGCAGCTTATTTGGGCGAGGAAAAACTTCAAGAAATCATGTATACGTGTATTATATTGCATAACATGATTATTGAAGACGAAGGAAGAGCGATATGTGCGTTTGACGAGGAAGAAATAATACCAGAGACACAGCCAATAGAAATTGGTGGCGAAGAGTATATAAACAGAAGAGCAGAGATACGTTgcaatgaaacatttcataatctTCGCAATGACGTGGTGGAACACATTTACGGGGTTCAAAACATTAACCTTAATTTGGATCCACCGGATGACCCCGAAGACGAGTTCTCGGAGAACGACTTTATGTAG
- the LOC111881086 gene encoding uncharacterized protein LOC111881086 isoform X1, which yields MANNLFMETKILNPNTSYLSFGKPKSDGSLNDHNMSDEDEPSFMEDGSGAKGRKGSSSQWQRMKWSDSRVRLLIQIVASVGDDDGAIDGGSTRKSSGCLQKKGKWKSVSKIMVSKGCQVSPQQCEDKFNDLNKRYKRLNDILGRGTSCRVVENPSLMDSIPRLSPKMKEDVKKILSSKHLFYPEMCAYHNGQKIPNCTELESSPIVGQSSKDDDSDHEDEDESEDDDESEDDGEREKGSTHNVNVFFDEMNEFFEDVNNSKVQKKEWVMKRMVLLHEQRIGIESEAFEMEKRRFKWQRFCDRKDRELEVSRLENERLMLENERMTLQLKRKDHVMDSVSS from the coding sequence ATGGCAAACAATCTTTTTATGGAAACCAAGATTCTAAACCCTAATACGTCCTATCTAAGTTTTGGGAAACCAAAATCTGATGGTAGCTTGAACGATCACAACATGAGCGATGAAGATGAACCAAGTTTCATGGAAGACGGAAGTGGGGCGAAAGGTAGAAAGGGCAGTTCATCGCAATGGCAGCGAATGAAATGGTCAGATAGCAGAGTCAGACTTTTGATCCAGATCGTGGCTTCTGTTGGAGACGACGATGGCGCCATTGACGGTGGTTCAACTCGGAAATCCTCCGGATGCTTACAGAAAAAAGGAAAATGGAAATCTGTTTCAAAGATCATGGTTTCAAAAGGATGCCAAGTTTCACCACAACAATGCGAGGACAAATTCAACGATTTAAACAAAAGGTACAAGCGATTAAACGATATTCTTGGGAGAGGAACTTCATGTAGAGTTGTTGAAAACCCATCTTTAATGGATTCAATCCCACGTTTATCTCCAAAAATGAAAGAAGATGTGAAAAAGATCTTGAGTTCAAAGCATCTTTTTTACCCAGAAATGTGTGCTTACCATAATGGTCAAAAGATCCCGAATTGCACAGAACTTGAGTCATCACCCATTGTGGGGCAATCTTCAAAGGATGATGATTcagatcatgaggatgaggatgagagtgaagatgatgatgaaagtGAAGATGATGGAGAAAGAGAAAAAGGTAGCACTCATAATGTAAATGTATTTTTTGATGAGATGAATGAGTTTTTTGAAGATGTTAACAATTCCAAAGTGCAAAAGAAAGAATGGGTTATGAAGCGAATGGTGTTGTTGCATGAACAAAGAATTGGGATTGAAAGTGAAGCATTTGAGATGGAGAAAAGGCGGTTTAAATGGCAGAGATTTTGTGATAGGAAAGATCGTGAGTTGGAAGTTTCAAGATTGGAGAATGAGAGATTGATGTTGGAGAATGAGCGAATGACGTTGCAATTAAAGCGTAAGGATCATGTTATGGATTCAGTTAGCAGCTAG
- the LOC111881086 gene encoding uncharacterized protein LOC111881086 isoform X2: MSDEDEPSFMEDGSGAKGRKGSSSQWQRMKWSDSRVRLLIQIVASVGDDDGAIDGGSTRKSSGCLQKKGKWKSVSKIMVSKGCQVSPQQCEDKFNDLNKRYKRLNDILGRGTSCRVVENPSLMDSIPRLSPKMKEDVKKILSSKHLFYPEMCAYHNGQKIPNCTELESSPIVGQSSKDDDSDHEDEDESEDDDESEDDGEREKGSTHNVNVFFDEMNEFFEDVNNSKVQKKEWVMKRMVLLHEQRIGIESEAFEMEKRRFKWQRFCDRKDRELEVSRLENERLMLENERMTLQLKRKDHVMDSVSS, encoded by the coding sequence ATGAGCGATGAAGATGAACCAAGTTTCATGGAAGACGGAAGTGGGGCGAAAGGTAGAAAGGGCAGTTCATCGCAATGGCAGCGAATGAAATGGTCAGATAGCAGAGTCAGACTTTTGATCCAGATCGTGGCTTCTGTTGGAGACGACGATGGCGCCATTGACGGTGGTTCAACTCGGAAATCCTCCGGATGCTTACAGAAAAAAGGAAAATGGAAATCTGTTTCAAAGATCATGGTTTCAAAAGGATGCCAAGTTTCACCACAACAATGCGAGGACAAATTCAACGATTTAAACAAAAGGTACAAGCGATTAAACGATATTCTTGGGAGAGGAACTTCATGTAGAGTTGTTGAAAACCCATCTTTAATGGATTCAATCCCACGTTTATCTCCAAAAATGAAAGAAGATGTGAAAAAGATCTTGAGTTCAAAGCATCTTTTTTACCCAGAAATGTGTGCTTACCATAATGGTCAAAAGATCCCGAATTGCACAGAACTTGAGTCATCACCCATTGTGGGGCAATCTTCAAAGGATGATGATTcagatcatgaggatgaggatgagagtgaagatgatgatgaaagtGAAGATGATGGAGAAAGAGAAAAAGGTAGCACTCATAATGTAAATGTATTTTTTGATGAGATGAATGAGTTTTTTGAAGATGTTAACAATTCCAAAGTGCAAAAGAAAGAATGGGTTATGAAGCGAATGGTGTTGTTGCATGAACAAAGAATTGGGATTGAAAGTGAAGCATTTGAGATGGAGAAAAGGCGGTTTAAATGGCAGAGATTTTGTGATAGGAAAGATCGTGAGTTGGAAGTTTCAAGATTGGAGAATGAGAGATTGATGTTGGAGAATGAGCGAATGACGTTGCAATTAAAGCGTAAGGATCATGTTATGGATTCAGTTAGCAGCTAG